A part of Streptomyces sp. DSM 40750 genomic DNA contains:
- a CDS encoding alpha/beta fold hydrolase → MVRRIDVTGAGGVSLAAWEFGDPPKTGDKVDDTAGGGTAEGAMDRGGDHAPGSGVLLLHGLMGRASHWAPTARWLSERHRAVALDQRGHGQSAKPEQAAYTREAYVDDVEAAIEQLGLAPVVLIGHAMGALTAWQLAAKRPDLVRGLIICDMRASALGAASQREWENWFKAWPLPFATLADVRKWFGEDDPWVERPSPSRGEFYAEVMHEGPDGWRPVFDPEQMLKTRETWVYDAHWEELTQVRCPALVVRGLDGELGRAESQEMVRVLPHGQYAEVADAGHLVHYDQPDAWRSAIEPFLDSLSD, encoded by the coding sequence ATGGTGCGGCGCATCGACGTGACCGGAGCGGGCGGTGTAAGTCTCGCCGCCTGGGAGTTCGGCGACCCGCCCAAGACCGGCGACAAGGTCGACGACACTGCGGGGGGCGGGACCGCCGAGGGCGCCATGGATCGGGGCGGCGACCACGCGCCAGGGTCCGGGGTGCTGTTATTGCACGGCCTCATGGGCCGCGCCTCGCACTGGGCACCCACCGCCCGCTGGCTCTCCGAACGGCATCGCGCCGTCGCACTCGACCAGCGCGGCCACGGCCAGAGCGCGAAGCCCGAGCAGGCCGCGTACACCCGTGAGGCCTACGTCGATGACGTCGAGGCCGCGATCGAACAGCTGGGCCTCGCCCCGGTCGTCCTCATCGGCCACGCCATGGGCGCGCTGACCGCCTGGCAGCTGGCCGCCAAGCGCCCGGACCTGGTGCGCGGCCTGATCATCTGCGACATGCGGGCCTCCGCGCTGGGCGCCGCCTCGCAGCGCGAGTGGGAGAACTGGTTCAAGGCCTGGCCGCTGCCCTTCGCCACCCTCGCCGACGTCCGCAAGTGGTTCGGCGAGGACGACCCCTGGGTGGAGCGCCCCAGCCCGTCCCGCGGCGAGTTCTACGCCGAGGTCATGCACGAGGGGCCGGACGGCTGGCGGCCCGTCTTCGACCCCGAGCAGATGCTCAAGACCCGCGAGACCTGGGTGTACGACGCGCACTGGGAGGAGCTGACCCAGGTCCGCTGCCCCGCCCTCGTCGTCCGTGGTCTCGACGGCGAGCTCGGCCGCGCCGAGTCCCAGGAAATGGTCCGCGTCCTGCCCCACGGCCAGTACGCCGAGGTCGCCGACGCCGGCCACCTCGTCCACTACGACCAGCCGGACGCATGGCGCTCCGCGATCGAGCCGTTCCTGGACAGCCTGTCGGACTGA
- a CDS encoding PAS domain-containing protein, with the protein MSASRRSGTTDELGPDEPERDGPTDEDTKDIENTEGTENTEGTEGSMDFGGSDLLAALLDGMDAALCAFDADGVVTHWNREAERILGWTAEEAVGRRGFAGWAVRTADAEEVEGRLMAAMHAAGRQVHEFALVTKDGGRVLVRTQSAAVRGPDGKPAGLYCAFSEVHAQIDLERSIALSEALFEDASWGVVLVDADLRPAVVNAHAARALGIGRTAVLGRPIGELLTQGVEELESALTHVLAEGAPPAPAEIWVGVRTPEGEKRRCWRSGFLRLASPLAEEPVPLGVGWLFQDITESKQTEQEAAQLRFRVNQLHRAARAAAECEDPGEAATVHLDFALAGFADHALIDRVAGGSLADGEGPARLVRAAATPSGQPGPSHLAGHAGIPIRYGQGHPALQCVERAGSVRAGAGAATPEAARDWATGRQWPPDAVHALCAVLRSRGRTLGVVTFLRGAGRTPFERTDAVYAEDIAIRIAAALDLEALERSAE; encoded by the coding sequence GTGAGTGCTTCCCGGCGTAGTGGGACCACCGACGAGCTCGGGCCCGACGAGCCCGAGCGGGACGGTCCGACGGACGAGGACACCAAGGACATCGAGAACACCGAAGGCACGGAGAACACCGAGGGCACCGAGGGTTCCATGGACTTCGGTGGCTCGGATCTTCTCGCCGCCCTGCTGGACGGCATGGACGCCGCGCTGTGCGCGTTCGACGCGGACGGCGTCGTCACCCACTGGAACCGCGAGGCCGAACGGATCCTGGGCTGGACCGCCGAGGAGGCGGTCGGGCGCCGGGGATTCGCCGGGTGGGCCGTGCGGACCGCGGACGCCGAGGAGGTCGAGGGGCGCCTGATGGCCGCCATGCACGCGGCCGGCCGGCAGGTCCACGAGTTCGCCCTGGTCACCAAGGACGGCGGGCGGGTCCTCGTACGCACCCAGTCCGCCGCCGTACGCGGGCCCGACGGCAAACCCGCCGGCCTGTACTGCGCCTTCAGCGAGGTCCATGCGCAGATCGACCTCGAACGGTCGATCGCCCTCAGCGAGGCCCTCTTCGAGGACGCGTCCTGGGGCGTCGTCCTCGTCGACGCCGACCTGCGCCCCGCCGTCGTCAACGCGCATGCCGCGCGTGCCCTCGGCATCGGCCGTACGGCGGTCCTCGGGCGCCCGATCGGCGAACTGCTCACCCAGGGCGTCGAGGAACTGGAGAGCGCCCTCACCCACGTACTCGCCGAGGGCGCCCCGCCCGCACCCGCCGAGATCTGGGTCGGCGTCCGCACCCCCGAGGGCGAGAAGCGCCGCTGCTGGCGCAGCGGCTTCCTCCGCCTCGCCTCGCCCCTGGCAGAGGAACCGGTTCCGCTCGGCGTCGGCTGGCTCTTCCAGGACATCACCGAGTCCAAACAGACCGAGCAGGAAGCCGCCCAGCTCCGCTTCCGCGTCAACCAGCTCCACCGGGCCGCACGCGCCGCCGCCGAGTGCGAGGACCCCGGTGAGGCCGCCACCGTCCACCTCGACTTCGCCCTGGCAGGCTTCGCCGACCACGCCCTCATCGACCGCGTCGCCGGCGGCTCCCTCGCCGACGGCGAAGGGCCCGCCCGCCTCGTACGCGCCGCCGCCACCCCCTCCGGCCAGCCCGGCCCCAGCCACCTCGCCGGCCACGCCGGCATCCCCATCCGCTACGGCCAGGGCCACCCCGCCCTCCAATGCGTGGAGCGGGCGGGCTCGGTCCGCGCCGGCGCCGGCGCCGCCACCCCCGAAGCCGCCCGCGACTGGGCCACCGGCCGCCAATGGCCCCCGGACGCCGTCCACGCCCTCTGCGCCGTCCTCCGCAGCCGAGGCCGCACCCTGGGCGTCGTCACCTTCCTCCGCGGCGCCGGCCGCACCCCGTTCGAACGGACGGACGCGGTCTACGCCGAGGACATCGCCATACGCATCGCCGCGGCCCTGGACCTGGAGGCACTGGAGAGGTCGGCGGAGTAG
- a CDS encoding citrate synthase 2: MSDFVPGLEGVVAFETEIAEPDKEGGALRYRGVDIEDLVGHVSFGNVWGLLVDGAFRPGLPPAEPFPIPVHSGDIRVDVQSALAMLAPVWGLKPLLDIDEQQARADLARAAVMALSYVAQSARGQGLPMVPQREIDKAQSVVERFMIRWRGEPDPKHVAAVDAYWTSAAEHGMNASTFTARVIASTGADVAAALSGAVGAMSGPLHGGAPSRVLGMIEEIERTGDADAYVKQALDKGERLMGFGHRVYRAEDPRARVLRRTARDLGAPRFEVAEALEKAALAELHARRPDRVLATNVEFWAAIVLDFAEVPAHMFTSMFTCARTAGWSAHILEQKRTGRLVRPSARYIGPGPRDPRDIEGYGDIAR, translated from the coding sequence ATGTCCGACTTCGTACCCGGGCTCGAAGGGGTCGTCGCGTTCGAGACGGAGATCGCCGAACCGGACAAGGAGGGCGGCGCCCTCCGGTACCGGGGCGTCGACATCGAGGATCTGGTCGGCCACGTCTCCTTCGGCAACGTCTGGGGCCTCCTCGTCGACGGCGCGTTCCGCCCCGGCCTGCCGCCCGCCGAACCGTTCCCCATCCCGGTCCACTCGGGTGACATCCGCGTCGACGTCCAGTCCGCACTGGCCATGCTCGCCCCGGTCTGGGGCCTCAAGCCCCTCCTGGACATCGACGAGCAGCAGGCCCGCGCCGACCTCGCCCGCGCCGCCGTCATGGCCCTCTCCTACGTCGCCCAGTCCGCTCGCGGCCAGGGCCTGCCCATGGTCCCGCAGCGCGAGATCGACAAGGCCCAGTCCGTGGTCGAACGCTTCATGATCCGCTGGCGCGGCGAGCCGGACCCGAAGCACGTGGCGGCGGTGGACGCGTACTGGACATCGGCGGCCGAGCACGGCATGAACGCGTCCACGTTCACGGCGCGGGTCATCGCGTCGACGGGCGCGGATGTGGCGGCAGCCCTGTCCGGCGCGGTGGGAGCCATGTCGGGCCCCCTGCACGGCGGCGCCCCCTCCCGCGTACTGGGCATGATCGAGGAGATCGAGCGAACGGGCGACGCCGACGCCTACGTCAAACAAGCCCTCGACAAGGGCGAACGCCTCATGGGCTTCGGCCACCGCGTCTACCGCGCCGAGGATCCCCGCGCCCGAGTCCTCCGCCGCACCGCCCGCGACCTCGGCGCCCCCCGCTTCGAGGTGGCCGAGGCCCTGGAAAAGGCGGCCCTGGCGGAACTCCACGCCCGCCGCCCCGACCGAGTCCTGGCGACGAACGTCGAATTCTGGGCCGCGATCGTCCTCGACTTCGCCGAGGTCCCGGCCCACATGTTCACCTCGATGTTCACCTGCGCCCGCACGGCGGGCTGGTCGGCGCACATCCTGGAACAGAAGCGCACCGGCCGCCTCGTCCGCCCGTCCGCCCGCTACATCGGCCCGGGCCCGCGCGACCCGAGGGACATCGAGGGCTACGGGGACATCGCGCGGTAG
- a CDS encoding SIS domain-containing protein: MDDGTLGGRFLDAAIGLLARVRDEEAESVAAAGEMVADTVADGGRLFAFGAGHSSLAAQDLVYRAGGLALMNLLAVPGAVGVDVLPATLGSALERVDGLATAVLDTSPLRAGDLLVIISLSGRNALPVEMATHARELGVKVIGVTSVAYATETKSRHSSGTFLKDHCDLVLDSKIAVGDAELTLDAIPAPFAPASTVVTSAILQSVMATAAASLADRGIEPPLLRSGNVDGGLDWNDRVMREYGDRIFYLR; this comes from the coding sequence ATGGACGACGGGACGCTGGGCGGGCGATTCCTCGACGCGGCCATCGGGCTGCTGGCGCGGGTGCGGGACGAGGAGGCGGAGAGCGTCGCCGCGGCCGGGGAGATGGTCGCGGACACCGTCGCCGACGGGGGGCGGCTCTTCGCGTTCGGGGCCGGGCACTCGTCGCTCGCCGCGCAGGACCTCGTCTACCGGGCCGGCGGTCTCGCGCTGATGAACCTGCTGGCCGTACCCGGAGCGGTGGGTGTGGACGTGCTGCCCGCGACGCTCGGGTCGGCGCTGGAGCGGGTCGACGGACTGGCGACCGCGGTGCTCGACACCAGCCCGCTCCGGGCCGGCGACCTGCTCGTGATCATCTCGCTCTCCGGCCGCAACGCGCTCCCCGTGGAAATGGCCACGCACGCCCGGGAGCTGGGCGTGAAGGTCATCGGCGTCACCTCGGTCGCGTACGCCACGGAGACGAAATCCCGCCACTCCTCCGGCACCTTCCTCAAGGACCACTGCGACCTCGTCCTCGACTCGAAGATCGCGGTCGGCGACGCGGAACTCACCCTCGACGCCATCCCCGCCCCCTTCGCCCCGGCCTCCACCGTCGTCACCTCCGCGATCCTCCAGTCGGTCATGGCCACCGCCGCCGCCTCCCTCGCGGACCGGGGCATCGAACCGCCGCTGCTCCGCTCCGGGAACGTCGACGGCGGGCTCGACTGGAACGACCGGGTGATGCGGGAGTACGGCGACCGGATCTTCTACCTGCGCTGA
- a CDS encoding transcriptional regulator, translated as MAARPLVARQPNERLQALIQEAGCSNAGLARRVNMCGAEHGLDLRYDKTSVARWLRGQQPRGRAPAIIAEALGRKLGRTVTIDEIGMANGKNLASGVGLQFSPTVLGAIEQVCELWRSDVGRRDFLSGSSVAASALVEPSRDWLISAPDSQVARSAGPRVGLADVAAVRAMTQALVDLDHQYGSGHVRPVVVHYLNSVVSGLLAGSYREAVGRELFAAVARLTELAGYMAVDTGQPGLAQRYYIQALRLAQAAGDRAYGGYVLAASMSHLAAQLGNPREIAQLARAAQEGARGRATARAESMFHAAEARGHALMGEARAAQTAAGRAVEALEAADPSSGDDPAWIKHFDEAYLADELAHCHRDLGQAEAAARRAEESLARHPESRARRRAIGYVLLATAQVQKREVEQACHTGLKAVELLGSLRSNRGAEYLEDFQQRLEPFREEAVVREFGARMDLQAA; from the coding sequence ATGGCCGCAAGGCCGCTCGTCGCCAGGCAGCCGAACGAACGACTGCAGGCACTCATCCAGGAAGCGGGCTGCTCCAACGCGGGGCTCGCCCGCCGGGTCAACATGTGCGGCGCGGAGCACGGCCTCGATCTCCGCTACGACAAGACATCCGTCGCGCGCTGGCTGCGCGGACAGCAGCCGCGGGGCCGGGCACCCGCGATCATCGCCGAGGCCCTCGGCCGCAAGCTGGGCCGTACGGTCACGATCGACGAGATCGGCATGGCCAACGGCAAGAACCTCGCGTCCGGCGTCGGCCTCCAGTTCTCGCCGACGGTACTGGGCGCCATCGAGCAGGTCTGCGAGTTGTGGCGCAGCGACGTGGGCCGGCGGGACTTCCTCTCCGGGTCGTCCGTCGCCGCCTCCGCGCTCGTCGAGCCGAGCCGTGACTGGCTGATCTCCGCGCCGGACTCCCAGGTGGCCCGCTCGGCGGGGCCCCGGGTGGGCCTCGCCGATGTGGCGGCCGTGCGCGCGATGACCCAGGCGCTCGTCGACCTCGACCACCAGTACGGCAGCGGGCATGTACGGCCGGTCGTCGTGCACTACCTCAACAGCGTGGTCTCGGGGCTGCTGGCCGGCTCCTACCGGGAGGCGGTGGGGCGGGAGTTGTTCGCCGCGGTCGCCCGGCTGACCGAACTCGCCGGATACATGGCCGTCGACACCGGGCAGCCCGGGCTCGCCCAGCGGTACTACATCCAGGCGCTCCGCCTCGCCCAGGCCGCCGGCGACCGCGCGTACGGCGGTTATGTGCTCGCCGCGTCCATGAGCCATCTCGCCGCGCAGCTCGGAAACCCGCGGGAGATCGCGCAGTTGGCGCGCGCGGCGCAGGAAGGGGCGCGGGGGCGGGCGACCGCGCGCGCGGAGTCCATGTTCCACGCGGCGGAGGCGCGCGGGCACGCGCTGATGGGCGAGGCGAGGGCCGCGCAGACGGCGGCGGGGCGGGCCGTGGAGGCGTTGGAGGCGGCGGATCCCTCGTCCGGGGACGACCCGGCGTGGATCAAGCACTTCGACGAGGCCTATCTGGCCGACGAGTTGGCGCACTGCCACCGGGACCTGGGGCAGGCGGAGGCTGCGGCCCGGCGGGCCGAGGAGTCGTTGGCCAGGCATCCCGAGTCGCGGGCGCGGCGCCGGGCGATCGGGTATGTGCTGCTCGCCACGGCGCAGGTGCAGAAGCGGGAGGTCGAGCAGGCCTGCCATACGGGACTGAAGGCCGTGGAGTTGCTGGGGTCGCTTCGGTCGAATCGGGGGGCCGAGTACCTGGAGGACTTCCAGCAGCGGTTGGAGCCGTTCAGGGAGGAGGCGGTGGTCAGGGAGTTCGGGGCGCGGATGGACTTGCAGGCGGCGTAG
- a CDS encoding TetR/AcrR family transcriptional regulator gives MVGTSVDTDTGAVAERGPKQDRSRITRKRLLEAAVACLAEHGWAGSTVSVVAERAGVSRGAAQHHFRTREDLFTAAVEYVAEERSLALRALFPEGPADRRAVVAAVVDLYTGPLFRAALHLWVAASNEDQLRPRVTELEARVGRETHRIAVDLLRADETVPGVRETVQGLLDMARGLGLANLLTDDTGRRDKVVAQWAALLDEALDRTTETPD, from the coding sequence ATGGTGGGCACATCCGTTGACACCGACACCGGGGCGGTCGCCGAGCGCGGCCCCAAGCAGGACCGCAGCCGGATCACCCGCAAACGCCTCCTCGAAGCCGCCGTGGCCTGCCTCGCCGAACACGGCTGGGCCGGCTCCACCGTCTCCGTCGTCGCCGAACGCGCCGGCGTCTCCCGCGGCGCCGCACAACACCACTTCCGCACCCGCGAGGACCTGTTCACCGCGGCCGTCGAATACGTCGCCGAAGAGCGCTCCCTCGCCCTGCGCGCCCTCTTCCCCGAGGGCCCCGCCGACCGCCGCGCCGTCGTCGCCGCCGTCGTCGACCTCTACACCGGCCCCCTCTTCCGCGCCGCCCTCCATCTCTGGGTCGCCGCCTCCAACGAGGACCAGCTCCGCCCCCGCGTCACCGAACTCGAAGCCCGCGTCGGCCGCGAGACCCACCGCATCGCCGTCGACCTCCTCCGCGCCGACGAAACCGTCCCCGGCGTCCGCGAAACCGTCCAGGGCCTCCTCGACATGGCCCGCGGCCTCGGCCTCGCCAACCTCCTCACGGACGACACCGGACGCCGCGACAAGGTGGTGGCCCAGTGGGCGGCCCTGCTGGACGAGGCACTGGACCGGACGACGGAGACCCCGGACTGA
- a CDS encoding metal-dependent transcriptional regulator — MSGLIDTTEMYLRTILELEEEGVVPMRARIAERLDQSGPTVSQTVARMERDGLVSVAADRHLELTEEGRRLATRVMRKHRLAECLLVDVIGLEWEQVHAEACRWEHVMSEAVERRVLELLRHPTESPYGNPIPGLEELGEKDGADPFLDEGMVSLADLDPGTEGKTVVVRRIGEPIQTDAQLMYTLRRAGVQPGSVVSVTEAAGGVLVGSGGEAAELEADVASHVFVAKR; from the coding sequence ATGTCCGGACTGATCGATACGACGGAGATGTATCTCCGCACCATCCTCGAGCTGGAGGAGGAAGGTGTGGTCCCCATGCGCGCCCGGATCGCCGAGCGGCTCGACCAGAGCGGCCCCACGGTGAGCCAGACGGTCGCGCGCATGGAGCGCGACGGCCTGGTGTCCGTCGCCGCGGACCGCCACCTGGAGCTCACCGAGGAGGGCCGCCGGCTGGCGACGCGCGTGATGCGCAAGCACCGCCTCGCGGAGTGTCTGCTCGTCGACGTGATCGGCCTGGAGTGGGAGCAGGTCCACGCGGAGGCGTGTCGCTGGGAGCACGTGATGAGCGAGGCGGTCGAGCGCCGCGTCCTCGAACTGCTGCGCCACCCGACCGAGTCGCCGTACGGAAACCCGATCCCGGGCCTGGAGGAGCTGGGTGAGAAGGACGGCGCGGACCCCTTCCTGGACGAGGGCATGGTGTCCCTCGCGGACCTCGACCCGGGCACGGAGGGCAAGACCGTCGTCGTGCGCCGGATCGGCGAGCCCATCCAGACGGACGCCCAGCTGATGTACACGCTGCGGCGCGCGGGCGTGCAGCCCGGCTCGGTGGTGAGCGTGACGGAGGCGGCCGGCGGTGTCCTCGTGGGCAGCGGCGGCGAGGCCGCGGAACTGGAGGCGGACGTCGCCTCCCACGTGTTCGTGGCCAAGCGCTGA
- the pdxH gene encoding pyridoxamine 5'-phosphate oxidase, translating to MTTVNDPGLEPVPDPARMRKQYRADGLDESELAGDPMEQFARWFRQAAQEGAVFEPNAMVVSTADAEGRPGSRTVLMKAYDEQGFVFYTNYDSRKAHDLAENPYVSLLFPWHAIARQVIVTGTARRTGRDETAAYFRTRPHGSQLGAWASAQSSVISSRTELDAAYEELHARYPEGEQVPVPPNWGGFRVAPQSVEFWQGRWNRLHDRLRYVAEADGSWRVERLSP from the coding sequence ATGACCACCGTGAACGATCCCGGCCTGGAACCCGTGCCCGACCCCGCTCGCATGCGCAAGCAGTACCGGGCCGACGGGCTCGACGAGAGCGAGCTGGCCGGTGATCCGATGGAGCAGTTCGCGCGGTGGTTCCGGCAGGCCGCGCAGGAGGGCGCGGTGTTCGAGCCGAACGCCATGGTCGTGTCGACGGCGGACGCCGAGGGGCGCCCCGGTTCTCGTACGGTGCTGATGAAGGCGTACGACGAACAGGGCTTCGTCTTCTACACGAACTACGACTCCCGCAAGGCCCACGACCTGGCGGAGAACCCGTATGTCTCGCTGCTCTTCCCGTGGCATGCGATCGCCCGGCAGGTGATCGTGACGGGTACGGCGCGGCGGACCGGGCGGGACGAGACGGCGGCGTACTTCCGTACGCGTCCGCATGGTTCGCAGCTGGGGGCGTGGGCCAGCGCGCAGTCCTCGGTGATCTCTTCGCGGACCGAACTGGACGCCGCGTACGAGGAGTTGCACGCCCGCTATCCGGAGGGCGAGCAGGTGCCGGTGCCGCCGAACTGGGGTGGCTTCCGGGTGGCGCCGCAGAGTGTGGAGTTCTGGCAGGGGCGGTGGAATCGGCTGCACGACCGGTTGCGGTATGTGGCGGAGGCGGACGGGTCGTGGCGGGTGGAGCGGCTGAGTCCGTGA
- a CDS encoding enoyl-CoA hydratase family protein, with protein sequence MTDTQSLVRAAHHRGVATLTLDSPANRNALSAALVAELRATLEQCGRDGTVRAIVLTHTGTTFCAGADLRDPPDPKALVELLRQLLELRKPVVARVTGHVRAGGLGLLGACDIAAAGAEATFAFTEVRIGVAPAVISLTLRPRTDARALARYYLTGETFGSAEAARIGLLTAAGADVDDVLEPVLDGLRRASPTALAETKHLLTTKVLENFDLDTGELTRLSSRLFASADAREGMTAFLERREPGWVL encoded by the coding sequence GTGACAGACACCCAATCCCTCGTACGTGCCGCACACCACCGGGGAGTCGCCACCCTCACCCTCGACTCCCCGGCCAACCGCAACGCCCTCTCCGCCGCCCTCGTCGCCGAACTCCGCGCCACCCTCGAACAGTGCGGCAGAGACGGCACCGTACGCGCGATCGTCCTCACCCACACCGGCACCACCTTCTGCGCCGGCGCCGACCTCCGCGACCCACCCGACCCGAAAGCCCTGGTCGAGCTTCTCCGCCAGCTCCTCGAACTGCGCAAACCCGTCGTCGCCCGCGTCACCGGCCACGTCCGCGCGGGCGGCCTCGGCCTGCTCGGCGCCTGCGACATCGCCGCCGCCGGCGCCGAGGCCACCTTCGCCTTCACCGAGGTCCGCATCGGCGTCGCCCCCGCCGTCATCTCCCTCACCCTCCGCCCCCGCACCGACGCCCGCGCCCTCGCCCGCTACTACCTCACCGGCGAGACCTTCGGCTCCGCCGAAGCCGCCCGCATCGGCCTGCTCACCGCGGCCGGCGCCGACGTCGACGACGTACTCGAACCCGTCCTCGACGGACTGCGCCGAGCCTCCCCGACGGCCCTGGCGGAGACGAAACACCTGCTCACCACTAAGGTGCTGGAGAACTTCGACCTGGACACGGGCGAACTGACCCGCCTCTCGTCCCGGCTGTTCGCCTCCGCCGACGCCCGCGAGGGCATGACGGCCTTCCTCGAAAGACGGGAACCGGGATGGGTGTTGTGA
- a CDS encoding bifunctional DNA primase/polymerase, with amino-acid sequence MTARVVFIVEETIAGPEAAQIPKQRGESLLDTAVRYAEERHWDVFPGTWLEAVDGVQHCSCGNAACATPGAHPAREDWGTQATGSATVARRLWSKQPTASILLPTGRTFDTIDVPETAGLLALARMERMELTLGPVTWTPDRRMHFFVLPGASVKAPDLVRKLGWSPLALDLRALGEGEYVAAPPTRYGSRGAVQWARRPTPANRWLPDAEELISPLAYACGRDGRR; translated from the coding sequence ATGACCGCTAGAGTTGTGTTCATCGTGGAAGAGACCATCGCGGGCCCTGAAGCTGCCCAAATCCCGAAGCAGCGTGGTGAATCGCTGCTGGACACCGCCGTTCGATACGCCGAAGAGCGCCACTGGGACGTGTTCCCCGGTACATGGCTGGAAGCCGTCGACGGGGTGCAGCACTGCTCCTGCGGCAACGCCGCGTGCGCCACCCCCGGCGCACACCCGGCGCGCGAGGACTGGGGGACCCAGGCAACAGGCAGTGCGACCGTCGCACGCCGTCTGTGGTCGAAGCAGCCCACCGCGTCGATCCTCCTGCCGACCGGCCGCACCTTCGACACGATCGACGTTCCCGAGACCGCGGGTCTGCTGGCGCTGGCCCGCATGGAACGCATGGAGCTGACGCTCGGTCCGGTGACGTGGACGCCGGATCGTCGGATGCATTTCTTCGTGCTGCCCGGCGCCTCCGTCAAGGCCCCCGATCTCGTACGGAAGTTGGGCTGGTCGCCGCTGGCGCTCGACCTCAGGGCGTTGGGTGAGGGCGAGTACGTGGCGGCTCCGCCCACGCGGTACGGGTCTCGGGGAGCTGTGCAGTGGGCTCGACGGCCCACGCCGGCGAATCGGTGGCTGCCGGATGCGGAGGAGCTGATCTCGCCGCTCGCCTACGCGTGTGGGCGGGACGGGCGCCGGTAA
- a CDS encoding maltokinase N-terminal cap-like domain-containing protein, with the protein MALIHRTTLKPTKLELLTAWLPTRPWYAGGTAAPELTKAGGFRLDDPEGEVGIEFMVATDASGPAPVHYLAPLTYRGAPLPDAEHALIGTMEHGVLGKRWAYDGCHDPVLVAQLLALFEGRAEPQAQSLTDTPDHEVTRAYEGDGPLSVATPTATDTDEATELPVRLGTTVLRLNRVLRPGPLDLPEGTKGHVSGHWTLPDGIRARAVFAVLR; encoded by the coding sequence ATGGCACTCATCCACCGCACCACCCTCAAGCCCACCAAGCTCGAACTGCTCACCGCCTGGCTCCCCACCCGTCCCTGGTACGCCGGTGGCACCGCCGCACCCGAGCTGACCAAGGCCGGCGGCTTCCGCCTCGACGACCCCGAGGGCGAGGTCGGCATCGAGTTCATGGTCGCCACCGACGCCTCCGGCCCCGCCCCGGTCCACTACCTGGCTCCCCTCACCTACCGAGGCGCCCCGCTCCCCGACGCCGAGCACGCCCTCATCGGCACCATGGAACACGGCGTACTGGGCAAGCGCTGGGCCTACGACGGCTGCCACGACCCGGTCCTGGTCGCCCAGCTCCTGGCCCTCTTCGAAGGCAGGGCCGAACCCCAGGCCCAGAGCCTCACCGACACCCCCGACCACGAGGTCACCCGCGCTTACGAGGGAGACGGTCCACTGTCCGTGGCCACTCCGACCGCCACCGACACCGACGAGGCCACCGAGCTGCCCGTCCGACTCGGCACCACCGTCCTCCGCCTGAACCGGGTCCTGCGGCCCGGCCCGCTCGATCTCCCGGAGGGCACGAAGGGGCACGTCAGCGGCCACTGGACCCTCCCGGACGGCATCCGGGCCCGTGCGGTCTTCGCCGTACTGCGGTAA